The genomic segment taatgccccagtatagtgacagggacattaaactgaaaaaaaggcaCCATAGGCAccacataaaactgaggtcctgactctctgtggtcattaaaaatcccagggcatttttcgaagagtaggagtgttaccctAGCTTCCTAGCCAAATGTCTCCCTGGCCactaccaatcatggcctcctaataatcccccatctatgaattggcttcatcgatctgttctcctccccactgattatTATTGACTCATGATTGCCTAGGTTGTGGCCTATGATTGACAGAGTTTTGCTTCAATATCCCGATAGATGAGACATAGCTGGCTGTGAACACCCTAGCTGCCAACTGACAGTGTGCCGATATAGTCCAGCCTCCAACATACCGATGGtgcaaaaacattgttttcttattaagtgGGACATAATGGTTCTGTGGCATGCCTGCTGTAGAAAGGGTTGTAATTTCAACCATCAATTACAGCACCTGGACCCCTATgtagcagctacagtatgaagCCACTGGATGGCTTCTAAACCACTTGTAAATAGTCACAATAAAGGCGAGATAGGTCATCATCGGTTAATTGCAAGGAGGTCAGAATCCCAGATTTTCCCCATGAGTACAACTGACCGTTTGGCAGGGTATAAAAAGGGCCAGAGGTAAGGTGCTTTTGAAAGCTGACCGTTACTTTATGGCCTAAATTAAAGCCTTTTGGACTGCACTTCTTGCTGCCTTTGCGAGTTTGTGTGCTTACTTTCCTAGGAATCCCCTGgtagtatacagtaggtttctcTCACAAGTTCCACTCTGTATTTCCCATTCTTGATTTTCCCCAGGCTTCACATTCAACAGCTTAAACCACCTCATCACCTGTTCATCCACTACCTGACTTCTGAGGGGCTTATGCAACTATACTAAAGTATATTGTGATCAGTTATGATtgattaatcaaaatgacacctaaactgcaatattttatttttctgaaaacataaGCAGAGGGATAggcttctttttattttcagtatatacagtgccctTCATATTAGGATCATAAGACAGCTCTCATTGCTTAATTACTTAAAGTGAATGTGTGTCTCATATGATCTTGTTTATGACCTCATGATAAACAAGACTCATGATCGCAAATGGAAAATGCTTGAGTAAATCAAAAGTAACACTGTTGACTTTTCTGTACCAATACTTTTAgagggcactgtatatacagtgtatagctTAGGTTTCTCAATTACTTACCTTAATGACGACTTTAATGCCACTTATGATGGCATTCATTAAGGACTTGAGCTTGGTGGCATCACTGAGGTAATCGGCATGTCTTATACACATGAACaggaggtgtgctggcagaccTGGAATCATGTTCACTACCACACCTCTGGGCTTCAGCTCTGCATGAACACAGTGCAATGCAAGACCAGCAATCAGTTACAGGCTGTGCAGGATCAATACTCACTCGGTAGCCAACTTTCAGGAGTATCAGTGCTGTGCTGGTAAACCCACTCAGCTTCCCAGCTAACGGCTTCAAGAAATCAATTCTAAAGCATTCCCTCTTACTCTATTTAAGATGTAAGGTTGCTAATGTTAAGGGGTTAAGAttacatttctatgcattctgTATATGAGTTTTGGATACTGttcttgacaaaaaaaaaccaatacCTAGAATAAGGTTGTTAATGATTTTTCCTTCATCTTCTTGCTTGAATTCTAGCATTCCGAGGTATTCTTTGGGAACAGGCGGTGCTTGGACTGGATTGACTTTCAAtccaaagaaacagaaaagaggAATAAGACTAGGGAAATAACACAGTCAGttcattttaatgttatctgtaattaaaacaaaagcaaaaatcagAGCAACAAGGCatataaaattaagttttgaaaacagtatTTTCCATCTATTTCTAGTTTCAATATATGAATAAGAGCTTCAAACACCACTTATTCAAAGTGGACTGTAATTGCAACTGAATATATGTTTTTAACCAATTTTTGGTATAGGTGGATCGATCTGAGCATGAAGAATAACACAAATAAGATGCTGAAATGAAGGAGAGTTGGAAATAAAAGGGTTAAAGAACAATTGAAACCGCCTGGCGTTTTCCTCTTGGAAGCAATTCCACTGAACAATACGACCAGGAAAATGTATTCCACATAGTTCCATATAGACCGTGTACCTTCATGGTCTGACATGCAGGAAACATAGAAACAGAAGAACCTAACAAGAAAATTAGAGTTGCCAAATACCTTccaaaaaacagacaaactaACACAAAGTTTTGCAAGTGTACCTTTCTCCGGTGACCGAAGTCCTTGAATCTGGTTTTGAAGCTTCTTTATTAATCTGTCCTTGAGATCAATTTGTTCTTCAAAGTCCTACAAATCATGAAAGCTTATTTTACTTTCAAATGCataatgatacagtatgttaatataAAGTAATTAGTATTTTTCCAGGCAAATATATAGATGTCAAAATAGGTCTGTTCAAAAGACAAATATTCTTAGGAAAGCTGGATGACCTCTTCACAAAACATCACCTAGGTCTTTGTTTTGCTAGAGTATTGAATTTGTAGATGTAAATGTtcccacatacacacacaacattCTGTTGTCTGATTTAAGGAGAAAGTCAACTCTTCAATACTTGAATCACCCTTGGAAATCTAAAAAGCTTCTGACTTTTTTAGTTTGGAAGAATGGGATTTCTTTAATGGGCGGCACGGTggtggggtgctatctgcacagAGCTTGTATGTGTTCTCCCCCATGTTCATAATGGTATCCCCCCACAGAGGAGGcatagtggtaggttaattagcttctgagaAATATGAAGTTTTGCGAGTGTCCGCGtgttccctgcaatggactggtgtctgtCCACggtgtactctgccttgcacctactgcttgctgagataggccCCATCTTCCCTGCAgccctgtattagataaagccattagaaaacagatggatggatcTTTTATGAAGGGGCAGAATTGCCATTGGTACAGACCATGTTCTCTGCAATCAGGCGGGATGCCTCCTGTCTCAACCTGTTTTTGGTTTCACTCTCTGTCTGGTACTGTTTCTTTAGCTGGGTGTTCTCATCCTCTTTCTCAGCTATCCTGTCCAAAAGCTCCTGCTTCTCCTTCTCGTAGGCTTCTAGCTGGAGCTGCAAAAGCCTttcattgggggaaaaaaaagacaatttaaCTCTCCTAggtttctatatactgtaattacacaAGACCAACAGCCTTTCAGAAAAAATTCAAAAGCAATAGTTAGTTAATCCTGCTGCCACAGATACAACACACCTGTCCACCTCTATATAATTTAAAACACCAATAACACCATCCTGAGGATTTATTCTAAAGTATATGACCTACTGTATTTGGAGGTGGAGGCCAGGCTTTGCTTTTCTAGCAGTATTCACAGCCAGTATTTGTCTAAGAACACAGCATgatttgtgtaaagaaaaaaaaatattaacaaaagaAAGTTAGTTTAGGTCCAGTCCAATTGAAAGTCTCTTGTACCTGCACTGTGCACTTTCATCTTCCAAACTACTGCGCAACTCATTTGAGATCTCCtccattttttctaaaaaacagaTAGAACAGATAGATATTTCGGAATTCACAGAACTAAAGCAATGAATGATTAACAAACTGTAAATGGAAAGTGGAATTATCATGCACTGAACCTCAACTTTGAAACAGAATCTTAAAGAACTCAGCTTCTAGTACTAATCAAATTAAAGAGGTTGGTAAAGTACTGGTATTCTtgttttaagagaaaaaaaatccaatataGAAGCACTTTGAGCTGACAAATTATAGAGACACACTGTGCTTAAAACGCTGATCTTAAATTCTCTGAATTATGAAGGATACCTCTCATTTCTATGGCCTGGTCTTTCAAACGGTCTTCGAGGTCGTGCTTTTGCCGCTGAAGCTCCGAGATCTGCTGTTTGTATTGGGGAATTACCTTCAggtaaacaaaacatattagAATGTCAGAATATTTACTCAGATTTTCAACTGAATCATGTCAATGACAAGCAGCTAAAAAGAAGACCAAAACACCAAGAATAGATGAATTATACCCCATATCATGCAACAATGCATCTATAGATTTGTTAGCAGGTcattaatagttttatttaaCAGTAATTCAGGGCAGAAGGTGAAATTCTAATCTCACTCTTCTGCTTCCCTACGAACGAGAAGCCTCTCTGGCTGCCCACAACTCTGCAGACACCTTTTCTAACCCCCTCCCTCAGTACCAGCTGCactcttgcagcagctccctggttgATTCCTCCTAATTGAGGGGGCTGTGACAGAGCCGATTGTGTCAAAGCAAAGTATTTAGAACAATACTCCTTTGTGTTTGGTGGCTAGTTTTTATCATTAGAAAAAATGTTATAATGCTCAAAAAGCCTGGTCTTCGACCTACCATATTTTCAGAAGCAAGCCTGGCAACCTCTTGCTGAATGCTGGCATTCACATTGTTCCCCTCTTGGAACAGTTTTTGAAGTTCATTGTTCTCATTCTGGAAGTGTTCAATCTGATACCTGAGGGACTCGATTTCACTCTCATAACTTTCCTTCTGTGCCTGGGCATGAGTCTCTATCACCCTGTGTTAAGGAACCagcaatatataataaaaatcaGGTGTCAGCCACATGAGAATGCAGTGTTGTAAGTTGGTAGTAACTATTCATTCTTTCAAAATCATGTTCAAGTTGAATTGCATGCCCTTTAGTGAAGAGGTTCAAAGCAAAATGTGCACACCTTGTAGCTTTCCTTAGACCCTCGTAGGCAAACAACAACTCGCCTTCTTCATTTATCTGCTCAAGATCCTTGGTTGTTAACCTGGTCATTGAAGGAAGAGTATTTGTACATGGAATTAACAGTATTCTTACAAAAAAAACCTTGTGACATTACTGTTAACTACAATTAACAATAAGAGGCAGCAATTTAAAAAGGCGCTGTGAAACTGTGAAAATCAAAACAGGAGGGAAAGCCTCAAATATTTTGGCAAGTCTTTCAATAATTCAGGCTCAGTGATTTTCAAACAGCAACACACCAAGCGCTCTGTACCCAGGGAATTCTGCAATTCTGTTGCAAGGCCACAGAATTTTCACAGAATTGCTTGTTTCTAACAACATTTGTTAAAAACGAATTTATGACAAAGTCAAAATAGCaattaaaccttttaaaatgttttttcttcttgacATCTAGCCGATTCTATGGAAGACAAGCAATTCTGctaaaaaaatgtatctgttgAATGTAACTTCCCATGGAGTTAAAAGTGAGTATCAAGTTTTTGAGTTGATGTCTTTTTACCTGGAGAGAAACTCTTCCTCTTTTATTCCTGACAGAAGCTGTTTGGTCACCTCAGATATTTTTGCTGTAAGGACATAAGGTGTAGAATTCATAATCCCCCTCACTTTTTGAGGGAGATCTGATGAACTAAAGTAAAATAATGTCTTTAATCACAAGAGGGCAGCAGAGTTTCCTGTGTGCCATTCTTCTCTTTCCAAAATCGATTATGGTGGTgttattgcagacaccaacaaaatattatatgaaaataatgaaaagcagAGCATAAGAATAAAGGTAGACTATCATTTGTCTATATACCTCTTGCTTCATTCATGTGTTCCTTCTTCTGTCTGTCCAGATGTTGTTTCTCTGTTTCAAGGTTACCAATCTCCTTTTTCAACTCTGGTATTAcctgataaaagaaaaaaaaaagcatatctAAGAATTGTGTTCTTCAAGAATTCACTTAAACTATGTAtggaaatatttacagtatacccaCCAAATCTATAACCACCACACATAACACCAAATAAATACCAAAAACTACCCAGATAGTTTGTGCctaaaatgtactgttttttttaataaaaaactgaGAAGCGACTGTAGATTTTACTAATTCACGGTTGTCATTAATGTATAAAAAGTAAGCAGTGAAAATTCAGAAAGGgcagttaaataattttttttacaacattaacatttttctcaattgtttaaagttaaaaaacaccTTCATGCACAatcaaaccttttttaaaaaaacttaaagaATGTACCCAATTTCTTAATGGAACAAACAGGTGAAATTTCAGGCAATACAAATGCACTCACAACATCATATCGCATCACTCATTACTACTGTATTGACAAATGCACTCTGAAAATTAGGAACTACATTTATTCAATGGTGACTATTCGCAGGGGCAAAGAAAAGtatgcaatgttttttaaaaatcaaactcaAAATATTAAGGAGTGAAGTAGtggcaaaaaacaaatgaatgtgaactgttgttctatatactgtatttgaagtTCTATATACGCTATATAGTGTCTCAGGAGGTAGTTCAACCCACTTCTGTCAAAGAAATAACCTAAATAAACCTTGGCCTCTTTTGCAGGCTGCCCGACCTGCTGCCCTACCTTGAGTTGCTTTGCGAGCTCTCCAACCTGCTGCTGCAGGTGGCTTTTGACTTGGAGCTCCTCCTGAGCTTGCTCCTGGAGCATGATCTTCTCCTCTCGCAGGCACTTTATCTCTTCCTTCATAGTCTCAATGCGTTTTTCATATTCTTCCTTTTGTATCTCAAAGCTATTTTCCAGGATCCTGAAAAAGCACAGTGACTGGAAAGTTGCAAACCACCTTGAACTGTTAGATCCTCATCACCAAGAAACTGCATTTACTGACCTGTAATTCAATAATTACCCCCACATTATCAACCAATACCACTACTAAATTACAGCTACAATATAGGACATTAAATAGTAATATTATTACTGAGGTACAGCTATAACACTAGACATTGGAACCCTATATCTGTACTTGAATGATCACATTGCAACATATTACAGACAATTGTCATTTCAGAACTAcaaattgtgtattttatacTAAGATTCCTACCAAATTCTAACAAAGCAACTTATACTTATGCTACAATATAGCAGTAGTATTAGCGTCCTTATCAGAGGAATGTATTAttcataaatgtttatatattttaaattgttcatGGGTTTCATACTAGTGTTACAATTActacttaaaacatttacaatctGTTTTTAATGATTGATTCTTACTTTCTttgtctctcctctctttcaAGCTCTTCCAAGAATTTTTCCTTAAGCTGATCAGCATCATCTAGAAAATAAATTTATATGATAATAAAACAGGTTAACAGTTTATTAACTGGAAAGTAAACACTTCACCTCCTAACCACACACGTCCTACCTTTCATTTCCTTAATCGAATCCTGTAGTTTCTTCTCCAGGTTTTGTTTCTCTTGAAGAAGGTTATTGTTCTGGGCTTCGAGCTGAATAATTAACTTTTGCAGAGAacacaaaacattaatttttctGTAGGATGAAGACAAAGTCTTTCAACAGACATGGGGATAAAGTGACAATAAAGACCTGATTAGCTTCCGCCTTTGATCTCTTCATTCCCTCTTCAAAAGTCTTTTTCTCAGCAGCCATCTTCTTAAGATCTGCTTCAAGCTTCTGCAGCTTGTCAACATCTTGTGCATGTGCACTGGCCAGACCAGTAAGCCTCTCAAGGAGtccattgttttctttattctgtGGTTGGAGAGTACATTGTGAAAGAactaaaatcattttcaaaaactGTACATCATGGTGAAACATTGAGAACATTGCAAAAGGTATCAGCAACATGTCCACTTTTAGTCCACTGGTGAGTAAATGGGTGCAGTTCCCTGAACTGTTTACCAATTTGTTTTACGAATGCAAAAATTAGAAGGGAATTAAAAGGTAAGAGGTGAtttcttttatgttttcttatttcacGTCATCAGAGATTCAGTGCTTCACCTCCTGCCCCAACACCTACCTGATCCTCCAGCTTCTTCTTGAGCTGCTGCACTCGGTAAGACAGCTGCACATTGAGCACCAGGCGGCGGATACTCTGGAACCGGCGTCTGGCCAGCCAGGCTCGGGCGTACTTCTGTAGGATGACAGCTTTCTGTTCCTCCACCAGCTGAAGCAATACCGCAAAGTTCACTTGTGCATTAGAGGATTTGTAAAGTTTACAGTAGGAATCTCCAACCCTGATCTGTAGAGCTTCAATTCAATTGGTCTCATataagataaaatcactttattagccatatagaatttcttgaattaggaatttgtcttacAGCATACCCCAgcatgctctccatgagacacaagatggggagagagaagcttggggtcagagcacagggtcagccacttatacagcgcccctggagcagttggggttaagggccgtgctcaggggcccaacggagaagGATTCCTcagccggccgcaggatttgaacctgcaacctttcaggcacaggcgcagatccttagccacagtgccacattTTTAAAGACTAAGAACACCTACAAGATGTTGATCAAATAAGCAAGTAATGTGTTAAATCTGGTCATTTGTGGTTGAACAGTACTCGTATTTCAGTCCCAAATGATAAACATGTTGATCACAAAGAAAGTCTTTAAAAATTCAAGATTAAGTTGGGTTTGGGCTCTTCAAAACCATGGTTGCAGATCTATGCAACTTTCAGTACTGATAGAACCATGGTAAAATAAACTCCCCGAAACCTTTTAGAACCCATTGATTTTATACTGCTTTATCTAATATAGGGTCaaggggagctggagcttatcCCAGCGAGCAATGGgtaaaaggcaggatacaccctggatgggtgGATGGCACAGCAGGGACAGTTTCCGAGAAGCCAtataacccaccagcatgtgtttggactgtggtaggaaacccacaaacacagggagaacatataaacgcCATGCGGAAAGCACCTGAGGAATTAAACCCAAGGTCCCAGAGCTGTAAGGCAGGAGTTCTAACCCCTGTGCCGCCTCGAACATCTTTTTTCTTAAAGGATGGCTACTGACTGATCTAGTTCATCTAgtttttagtagctaattggtCTGAGGATTGTGGAAATTCATGATGGGTTCCAGGGCGTCTTTGTCAACATCATGGCAGGGTAACTTGTTCAAGACGCACATGAAGGCTTACAGTATGGACTGACATCCATACAAGGTACATACCTTTTTATATTGTGTCCGTGCGCGCCATCCTCGAGCATAGGCCTGGATAGTCACCGTGGCAACCTGTACCAGCTGGTAGACCCGGCGCACCAGGAAACCTCGACAGTACTTCTGGATAATGATGGCTGCCCAGACACGCTTCAGAGTAGCGGCAGTTACTGTTTGCCTGAACAATAGAAACTTGTGCTGTAAttgctaaacaaaaaaaatcacttaactcaccatgctttctggttCAAGTTGAAAATCAGTGccttcaaatgtttttattgaagACCAACTGTACGTTATTGAAGCAACGGAAAATATCTTTCCACAAAAGAAGGGGTGGAGAGAACATAGTTGGcctatttattatattatgacATTTCATGTCTTAACAGCGTCTGTGCATGTCTGCTCACCTCACTTTCCTCTTCCCGCGCACATACTGCTGGATGACGATTGCAGCCTCCCTCATCTGTAGGAACCTCTTGCGCTGTATCCAGCCGCGGAGGTGCTTCTGAATCGTGACACAGGCCCCTCGCAGTCGGTCTGACCGCAGCTTCTCCAGGTATGCCACCTGTCCCGCGCGGAAAAAGATCTTTGTGCGACCAAACTTGTACTGATTGGAGTCCTGTGAGGGGAGCAAGATGGAGAGGAAAGAATTTCCGAATTGACAGCAGCGTGAAGTGGTCATCCGCTTAATTCTCTGATGAGTGACCTTGTTAGACCTGATGGAAGATGGGGTGCGGAGATGTTTTGGTGGGTGTAGTACCGACTGCTGCACTGCGCAAACCAACGGGTGCAGTGGTAGAAATGTGATGTGGGGAGTAACCTCTTCTAGGACAAGAGAATATTTGGTGCAGATTGAAGGCAAActcagctactgtactgtatgtattgatgAAGTCCCTGAGTCCAGTATTTTTCCATTCTGGAATTGAACATTTTCTATCAGGATAACAAGAAAAAGCAGAGCTTGGATAACCAAAGCACAACCTTGACTCATCAGTGTCATCAACAGGAGACAATTGCAAACAGCCAGCATTCTCTGACTGCCTGCAACTGCACAGGAAAAGGGGTGGAACTTCAAACAGCAGCACGTTCAGAGGCTGATCAGGTTTATGCATTAGTGATGTCAAGACACTGCTTATTCTCATATGGATCACACCCCATATTAACTTTAACATTCTAGCCCAATTAGTAGTTCGTAGTTAATTGATTCAAAGGACCACATCCAGCTATTGCTTGAAATAACCAGAGTAGTGACTTCAacttggctgggcagcttgttccatgctcctaCAACTCTCAGTAAAGAAGTGACACCTATTCTTAGCTTTACATGTAAgtttaataagaaaaaacattacTTGAATTTTCtagtttacatttatttttgttaagaaACAAGTTTGTTAAGGTATGAGTTATATTTCTAACTTGGGtatcacaaaaaaagaaacttttagTCAAGTATTAAAAATCAACTGCTATGTCTTGTGAAATACACATTTCTTAAAACGTCACAAGTTCTGAAATCTTAAGAATTTTCAAATATGTTATTCGTaaaaagaaattagcaaaaccCCAGAGACACCACAACTGAATATAATTTGCATTGTGCATTTCCAGTACTAAATAGTATTTGTAACATACATCATGTCCCATATATTGTGCAACAATCATGAACAAAAATGTGTATTAAGTACAAACTACTTGACTTGTTTTAATCACTTGTAACTTATATTATGTTAAGAAATAACATTGAATATAGATTACACACATTGTTGTTATTCCATGTGTAAGATACTGTACCAGGAGagtattacaaaaacaaaatatgatgctgaaacaagaaaaatcaaccaaaagcatttttattatataaaatgcaGCTTACCCAACACTGAAATTATGCTAATATGTTTAACATTCCAGGAAAGAACTCTGAACACAAGCCTTCTAAGAGGAAAGGACGAAGTACTCACCTGAATGAGCCTTTGAAGCACTATCTTGCATGTCTGTTTCTTATCACTCAGAGCAAGCTCTTGCTGTGTCATCAGTATGCTGTAGCGACTGTAAAACTCTATATATGTCCATCTGCAAATTGAAatgcaaattttttttttaaaatggcacAAGTTAAAGTGAGCAAATATCATAGGCAGAAATGTCTAACAGAGCTTCTAAATTCATTTTGCATCGTGCAGGTAGGATAAGCCAAGAAGCACCTAGACTGAATGTTTTCTATATTTTACTTCAACTTAGTGCACATGGGTAAGCCACAGCAATTTACCTGGATGGGTAGCTTTGGGCACTTATGTGAATGGTCTCTAAAACTCCACAGGCTCTCAGCTGTTGCACCACTCTCTTCGAGTCATACCTGAAACAAAATCCACCAGGGTCAAGACAAACTGCTGCAAGGTAGCATAAGCCCACTGCAGTACTTTAAATGTGAATCAATCTCAAATTCCACCCTTTCACACCATGCACTCTGAACTTTCAAGATATTAAACAGCTTTTGTTTGGGCTATATTGGGATGGTGCAGCTCTGATCCTGCAGGCAGTAGGACAGGACTTCTCATTAAGGCAGAAGCATCTGAAAGCTGAGTGAAATTTGGAAACTGGTCCAATTGAGCCAAGAATAAACAGGTTTAGGTAATTAAGagccatgctggaaaaaaagacagaaatgtcTGTCATAATCAAAGTTATACCACCCTGATCTATAGggagaagcattaaaaacacaccAAATGTTACGGTTtgcatgttgcatttttaatgcctctaagtatattgttaaaatatctgcagaaaaacacgtatCCATAGCACCACCTAGTGGTACATTATGCTAGCAAGCATGGGGATTAGAAGCAAAATGCCAGCTGACATAAAGAATCTACTTTAGAGGGATACTTGAGATTATGTTCTATGTGAATCAACTGGTAAAAATTAACCTGTGCtttgtttcttaattttttacATCCAGCATCTGTGGTCAGTATGATTTACTGTAATTGGCTACTTTGGAGACTGCTCAAGAGGTTAGGTTTAACTCTTTTTTTCCTCCACAGCTGTTCATGTTTCCGATGTGCACTTACTCAAATGGAAGCTTGTCTTCATTGGGCTTTATGCACCGTACATAGTGAGGCGTTGTGGCATTGAGAGTTTCCATTAACAGATACAGAGAGCTGCGGAACTGCAACGGGAGAGAGACGGGAACAGAAGATGAAAACCCTAAGCTGCAAACTCCAGGTTCAGTCTTCAGTCAGGGGAGTGAGTTGCAGACGCTAGTACCTTATTGCCCACTGTCGTTCGGAGCTGCTTGTTGGTTGGTTTCAACCCTGACCTGGCTGGTTTGATCTTAATGCTTTTAGAGAACGGAGATGTTGGTTCTTCTTCTTGGAAGAAGTTTGCAAGAAGGTGAAACTGTTAATGGAAAAGACTGATGTTGGAAGCACTAGAATAACTCACAAAAAATACCAACTGGTTATGGTGAAAAACCAGGGCTTTTTCAATATCAAAACCACTCCTCACATCCACATTAACCATAACCAGCAGCCAAATCAAGATTATCAAAACACTGCAGAGGCAgctgataaattaaaaaaagaagatgtTTATTGAAGTCAAGTGAAGAAGATTGCAAAAACAaactagaaatacaaaatgggaaaggcTGAGATTGAAGAGACCACATATGAAAAAGTCTGAACTGTTTATCCAGAA from the Lepisosteus oculatus isolate fLepOcu1 chromosome 5, fLepOcu1.hap2, whole genome shotgun sequence genome contains:
- the LOC102693543 gene encoding unconventional myosin-Vc isoform X4 produces the protein MRYFATVSKSSSKTRVEDKVLASNPITEAIGNAKTTRNDNSSRFGKYTEISFDRRNQIIGANMRTYLLEKSRVVFQSENERNYHIFYQLCASADQPEFKNFRLLSADEFRYTSMGGNTYIDGVDDKADMNETRRTFSLLGLKEDFQMDAFKVLAGILHLGNVQIKAVGDDKSSVSSSDRHLAQFCELLDVSAESVARWLCSRKIVLVSETVVKPMTRDRAINARDALAKQIYAHLFDCVIDKINRALKFPGKQHSFIGVLDIYGFETFEVNSFEQFCINYANEKLQQQFNLHVFKLEQEEYMKEDIPWTLIDFYDNQPVIDLIEAKMGILDLLDEECLFPQGTDQNWLQKLYNNYVDKNPLFEKPRMSNESFVIQHFADKVEYKSKGFLEKNRDTMYEELVDVMRASKFHLLANFFQEEEPTSPFSKSIKIKPARSGLKPTNKQLRTTVGNKFRSSLYLLMETLNATTPHYVRCIKPNEDKLPFEYDSKRVVQQLRACGVLETIHISAQSYPSRWTYIEFYSRYSILMTQQELALSDKKQTCKIVLQRLIQDSNQYKFGRTKIFFRAGQVAYLEKLRSDRLRGACVTIQKHLRGWIQRKRFLQMREAAIVIQQYVRGKRKVRQTVTAATLKRVWAAIIIQKYCRGFLVRRVYQLVQVATVTIQAYARGWRARTQYKKLVEEQKAVILQKYARAWLARRRFQSIRRLVLNVQLSYRVQQLKKKLEDQNKENNGLLERLTGLASAHAQDVDKLQKLEADLKKMAAEKKTFEEGMKRSKAEANQLIIQLEAQNNNLLQEKQNLEKKLQDSIKEMKDDADQLKEKFLEELEREERQRKILENSFEIQKEEYEKRIETMKEEIKCLREEKIMLQEQAQEELQVKSHLQQQVGELAKQLKVIPELKKEIGNLETEKQHLDRQKKEHMNEARAKISEVTKQLLSGIKEEEFLSRLTTKDLEQINEEGELLFAYEGLRKATRVIETHAQAQKESYESEIESLRYQIEHFQNENNELQKLFQEGNNVNASIQQEVARLASENMVIPQYKQQISELQRQKHDLEDRLKDQAIEMREKMEEISNELRSSLEDESAQCRLLQLQLEAYEKEKQELLDRIAEKEDENTQLKKQYQTESETKNRLRQEASRLIAENMDFEEQIDLKDRLIKKLQNQIQGLRSPEKVNPVQAPPVPKEYLGMLEFKQEDEGKIINNLILELKPRGVVVNMIPGLPAHLLFMCIRHADYLSDATKLKSLMNAIISGIKVVIKDHQEDFEMLSFWLSNSCHMLNCLKQYSGEEELMKHNTPRQNKNCLRNFDLSEHRQIFSDLAIRIYHQFISVMENCLMPMIVPGMLEHESLQGISSMKPTGLRKRSTSIYEDMEVYTISSILQQLSYFHSTMCQHGMDAELMKQAVKQLFFLIGAVTLNSIFLRKDMCSCRKGMQIRCNISYLEEWLKEKSLQNCNAIDTMEPLSQTAWLLQVNKSTDDDAKEICERCSGLSAVQIVKILNSYTPIDDFEKRVAPSFVRKVQSLLQGREGTSQLMLDTKYRFQVTFPFSPSPQALEMIQIPSSLKLGFLTRI
- the LOC102693543 gene encoding unconventional myosin-Vc isoform X5, which encodes MDAFKVLAGILHLGNVQIKAVGDDKSSVSSSDRHLAQFCELLDVSAESVARWLCSRKIVLVSETVVKPMTRDRAINARDALAKQIYAHLFDCVIDKINRALKFPGKQHSFIGVLDIYGFETFEVNSFEQFCINYANEKLQQQFNLHVFKLEQEEYMKEDIPWTLIDFYDNQPVIDLIEAKMGILDLLDEECLFPQGTDQNWLQKLYNNYVDKNPLFEKPRMSNESFVIQHFADKVEYKSKGFLEKNRDTMYEELVDVMRASKFHLLANFFQEEEPTSPFSKSIKIKPARSGLKPTNKQLRTTVGNKFRSSLYLLMETLNATTPHYVRCIKPNEDKLPFEYDSKRVVQQLRACGVLETIHISAQSYPSRWTYIEFYSRYSILMTQQELALSDKKQTCKIVLQRLIQDSNQYKFGRTKIFFRAGQVAYLEKLRSDRLRGACVTIQKHLRGWIQRKRFLQMREAAIVIQQYVRGKRKVRQTVTAATLKRVWAAIIIQKYCRGFLVRRVYQLVQVATVTIQAYARGWRARTQYKKLVEEQKAVILQKYARAWLARRRFQSIRRLVLNVQLSYRVQQLKKKLEDQNKENNGLLERLTGLASAHAQDVDKLQKLEADLKKMAAEKKTFEEGMKRSKAEANQLIIQLEAQNNNLLQEKQNLEKKLQDSIKEMKDDADQLKEKFLEELEREERQRKILENSFEIQKEEYEKRIETMKEEIKCLREEKIMLQEQAQEELQVKSHLQQQVGELAKQLKVIPELKKEIGNLETEKQHLDRQKKEHMNEARAKISEVTKQLLSGIKEEEFLSRLTTKDLEQINEEGELLFAYEGLRKATRVIETHAQAQKESYESEIESLRYQIEHFQNENNELQKLFQEGNNVNASIQQEVARLASENMVIPQYKQQISELQRQKHDLEDRLKDQAIEMREKMEEISNELRSSLEDESAQCRLLQLQLEAYEKEKQELLDRIAEKEDENTQLKKQYQTESETKNRLRQEASRLIAENMDFEEQIDLKDRLIKKLQNQIQGLRSPEKVNPVQAPPVPKEYLGMLEFKQEDEGKIINNLILELKPRGVVVNMIPGLPAHLLFMCIRHADYLSDATKLKSLMNAIISGIKVVIKDHQEDFEMLSFWLSNSCHMLNCLKQYSGEEELMKHNTPRQNKNCLRNFDLSEHRQIFSDLAIRIYHQFISVMENCLMPMIVPGMLEHESLQGISSMKPTGLRKRSTSIYEDMEVYTISSILQQLSYFHSTMCQHGMDAELMKQAVKQLFFLIGAVTLNSIFLRKDMCSCRKGMQIRCNISYLEEWLKEKSLQNCNAIDTMEPLSQTAWLLQVNKSTDDDAKEICERCSGLSAVQIVKILNSYTPIDDFEKRVAPSFVRKVQSLLQGREGTSQLMLDTKYRFQVTFPFSPSPQALEMIQIPSSLKLGFLTRI